The window CATCTTCTGCAGCTTCTCCTGTTATCCTATGAACTATTATATTTTTTGGTAAGTATGATAAGAAATCAACAGCTAATTTTGCATATTCTTTCATGTCAAGCTCTTTTATTTCTCCTCTGTAATACTGCTTTTCCATCGCAGTATGTTTTACTATATGAAGTGGATGGATTTTTATACCATCTATTGGTAGTGCCGCAATAAGCTTTGCTGTTTCCATCATATCATCATAGTCTTCTCCTGGTAATCCAAGAATAACATGGACGCAGATTTTTATTGAAGACCTTTTTTTAGTTCTCAAAACAGCATCAACAAATTCAGAAACTCCATGAGCTCTGTTTATTTTTCTTAGTGTTTTATAATGGGCTGTTTGCAGACCGTACTCTATCCATATTTCAGGTTTTTCAATGGTATAAGAAGCTATCAAATCGAGAACTTCCTCCGGTACACAGTCGGGTCTAGTTCCAATAGACATTCCAATTATTTCTGGATAACTCATTGCTTGGTCGTAAACTTCTCTAAGCTTTTCAACCGGTGCATAAGTATTTGTGAATGCCTGAAAGTATGCAAGAAAACCTTTTGTGTTTTTAAATTTATTCTTATAAAATTCCATGCTTTTTTCTATCTGGTCTTTTACAGTTTGCTTTGTCATAGCATACGGGCTAAAAGATTCATTATTACAGAATGTACATCCACCTGATGCTTTAGACCCATCTCTGTTTGGACATGTAAAACCTGCATCTATTGCTATCTTCTGAATTCTTCCACCGTATTTTTCTTTAAGATAATCATTAAACTTTCTGTAATACATTTTTCACCGTCCTTGTATAGAGATATTTGTTAGATATTGTCCAAAAACTTTTACAATTTAATTGTAATATCATATAAAATTATACCTAAAAACTTAAAAATTGGCGAGGTTTTTATGAAAAGAGACTGGAAAGAATATAATAAACAACTTGTAAAACGC of the Sulfurihydrogenibium sp. genome contains:
- a CDS encoding TIGR01212 family radical SAM protein (This family includes YhcC from E. coli K-12, an uncharacterized radical SAM protein.), whose protein sequence is MYYRKFNDYLKEKYGGRIQKIAIDAGFTCPNRDGSKASGGCTFCNNESFSPYAMTKQTVKDQIEKSMEFYKNKFKNTKGFLAYFQAFTNTYAPVEKLREVYDQAMSYPEIIGMSIGTRPDCVPEEVLDLIASYTIEKPEIWIEYGLQTAHYKTLRKINRAHGVSEFVDAVLRTKKRSSIKICVHVILGLPGEDYDDMMETAKLIAALPIDGIKIHPLHIVKHTAMEKQYYRGEIKELDMKEYAKLAVDFLSYLPKNIIVHRITGEAAEDELVAPYWCSSKYKMEVLKAIEEEFQKRERLEKLSLKVEVL